A single genomic interval of Methanorbis rubei harbors:
- a CDS encoding glutamate--tRNA ligase — protein MSDTNIRDDIFLFALQNAVKHKSVPKAGAILGSVMGAHPELRSQAKEINAMVPAILAEVEAMSVEEREAKLTALSPEMIEKMHEKKERVHELPELPEAEGGVVMRFAPNPSGPLHLGHARASVLNDYYVRKYGGKYYYRVEDTDPKRVDPAAYDMVTEDLKWLGIGITDIVYQSDRFQTYYDYARELIKLGGAYMCNCNNDEFRELKLKKQPCPCRSMTVEENLARFDDMLAGKYQEGEITMRVKTDIAHPDPAVRDFAAMRVLTSTPHPRRPEIFVYPLMNFSVAIDDHLLGMTHVIRGKDHIANTRRQEYIYQYFGWKMPYFYHYGRMSIAGLELSTSGMRKGINEGLYTGWDDIHLGTLRALARRGIQPEAVRAAVVDIGIGDTDISFSWENLFAQNKAVIDAPADRYFFVPDAVEVTVANAPAMDAHAPIYPNMPERGERLLSFTGKVLLPKSEIEAGRMLRLKDLFNIRMTGETTAEYAGDSLTEARAAKAPIVQWLPAGTGVPCSFLTPEGTSEGFCEAALLSYEGKIVQFERVGFAKIDSVKNGKVTAYFTHR, from the coding sequence ATGTCCGATACAAATATTCGTGATGATATCTTTCTTTTCGCTCTGCAGAACGCAGTAAAACACAAATCGGTTCCAAAAGCCGGTGCAATTCTCGGCTCTGTTATGGGTGCCCACCCTGAACTCCGCAGTCAGGCCAAAGAGATCAATGCCATGGTTCCTGCAATCCTTGCAGAAGTTGAGGCAATGTCTGTTGAGGAACGTGAGGCAAAACTCACCGCCTTATCGCCTGAGATGATTGAGAAGATGCATGAGAAAAAGGAACGGGTTCATGAACTTCCCGAGCTGCCCGAGGCCGAAGGCGGCGTTGTCATGCGGTTTGCGCCAAACCCGTCCGGCCCCCTGCACCTCGGTCACGCCCGTGCATCTGTCTTGAACGACTATTATGTCAGAAAATACGGCGGAAAATACTACTACCGCGTCGAAGACACCGACCCCAAACGCGTGGACCCGGCAGCCTACGACATGGTCACCGAGGATCTCAAATGGCTCGGCATTGGAATCACCGACATCGTCTACCAGTCCGACCGGTTCCAGACCTACTATGACTATGCAAGAGAGCTCATCAAACTCGGCGGTGCCTACATGTGCAACTGCAACAACGATGAGTTCCGCGAACTCAAGCTCAAAAAACAGCCGTGTCCCTGCCGCAGCATGACCGTCGAGGAAAACCTCGCACGCTTTGACGACATGCTTGCAGGCAAGTATCAGGAAGGCGAAATAACCATGCGGGTCAAGACCGACATCGCCCACCCTGACCCGGCGGTCCGCGACTTTGCCGCAATGCGTGTTCTCACCTCAACTCCACATCCCCGCCGTCCTGAGATCTTTGTCTACCCGCTGATGAACTTCTCGGTCGCAATCGATGATCACCTGCTTGGCATGACGCATGTCATCCGCGGAAAAGATCACATCGCCAACACCCGCCGCCAGGAGTACATCTACCAGTATTTTGGTTGGAAGATGCCCTACTTCTACCATTACGGCAGAATGTCCATCGCAGGACTTGAGCTCTCAACATCAGGGATGCGCAAAGGAATCAACGAAGGCCTCTACACCGGATGGGACGACATTCATCTCGGAACGCTTCGTGCACTTGCCCGCCGCGGCATTCAGCCGGAAGCCGTCCGTGCCGCAGTCGTTGACATCGGTATTGGTGATACGGACATCTCCTTCTCATGGGAAAATTTGTTCGCCCAGAACAAAGCTGTCATCGATGCGCCAGCCGACCGGTACTTCTTTGTCCCTGACGCAGTCGAAGTAACTGTCGCAAACGCTCCGGCAATGGATGCCCATGCACCGATCTATCCAAACATGCCGGAACGCGGGGAACGTCTCCTCTCCTTCACTGGAAAAGTTCTCCTGCCAAAGTCAGAGATTGAAGCAGGCCGCATGCTTCGACTGAAGGACCTCTTCAACATCAGAATGACCGGCGAGACAACCGCAGAGTATGCAGGCGACTCGCTAACTGAAGCAAGAGCGGCGAAGGCACCGATCGTTCAGTGGCTGCCTGCCGGAACGGGCGTTCCATGTTCCTTCCTGACGCCGGAAGGAACCAGTGAAGGATTCTGTGAAGCTGCTCTTCTTTCGTACGAAGGGAAAATCGTTCAGTTCGAGCGTGTGGGTTTCGCAAAGATTGACTCGGTGAAGAACGGCAAAGTCACCGCCTACTTCACCCACCGTTAA
- a CDS encoding DUF5714 domain-containing protein, which yields MSGGKNNPDTCILCGAPIKVVHPAQTMHCAICGRKYTDVVLCKEGHYICEHCRKDPGKEMIRSICVRSTSKNPIEIATEIMSSPVIAFRQQEHHSIVAASLLTAYKNNGGNVDDFKASLMEIIKRGTHIPYKIQLETGTSGGAMSAGIFHSVLTGMNIHNKEGWAEGAMIVAECMTKISEIEGPCCCKRCTFTAISVTAQNSEKYYNVPMDIPEKIRCKYTKRNRDCVKANCPYFPA from the coding sequence ATGAGTGGTGGGAAAAATAATCCAGACACATGCATCCTTTGCGGTGCACCAATCAAAGTTGTTCATCCGGCACAAACAATGCATTGTGCTATTTGCGGAAGAAAATACACTGACGTTGTGCTCTGCAAAGAAGGACATTACATCTGCGAGCACTGTAGAAAAGACCCAGGCAAAGAGATGATCCGATCCATCTGCGTACGGAGTACATCAAAAAATCCTATTGAAATTGCCACTGAGATCATGAGCAGCCCGGTAATTGCGTTCCGGCAGCAGGAGCATCACAGTATTGTTGCCGCCTCACTCCTCACTGCATACAAAAACAACGGAGGAAACGTTGACGACTTCAAGGCATCCCTCATGGAAATCATAAAGCGAGGGACACACATCCCCTATAAGATCCAGTTGGAGACCGGAACCAGCGGTGGAGCGATGAGTGCAGGAATTTTCCATTCGGTCCTCACCGGCATGAACATCCATAACAAGGAAGGATGGGCCGAAGGAGCAATGATAGTAGCGGAATGTATGACAAAGATCAGTGAGATCGAAGGACCATGTTGCTGCAAACGCTGTACGTTTACTGCTATCAGTGTTACCGCACAGAACTCTGAAAAATACTACAATGTCCCTATGGACATACCCGAGAAGATCCGTTGCAAATATACAAAAAGAAACCGTGATTGTGTCAAGGCAAACTGCCCGTACTTCCCGGCATAA
- a CDS encoding deoxyhypusine synthase, whose translation MLNNPTNPMHPAASVDELLDRMSRTGFQGGKLGESYQIWKEMVETPDVTIILGLSGAMIPAGMQECLIQLVEHRFVDAIVSTGANIFHDVCEHLGVRHYKGSHLVNDAELYQQGIDRIYDVFAVEKEFQNVEQYIGNFAKTLGDARLSSRAFLNLLGEKIISDRPEGRSLLAACTKNHVPVHVPALADSAIGIGLVNAHRSGAELIIDQIADASELAAFVEDAKQTGVIYLGGGTPKNFIQQTEVIPPRNSKNYIGGHTYAIQYTTDAPHWGGLSGCTFEEAVSWGKEKPESKKLQCFCDITIALPIIVSALLASGAVRK comes from the coding sequence ATGCTGAATAATCCCACGAACCCCATGCATCCGGCAGCATCGGTGGACGAACTGTTGGATCGAATGAGCCGCACAGGTTTTCAGGGAGGAAAACTTGGCGAAAGTTACCAGATATGGAAGGAGATGGTTGAAACCCCTGATGTCACCATCATCCTTGGACTCTCCGGCGCCATGATTCCTGCCGGAATGCAGGAATGCCTCATCCAGCTGGTGGAACACCGGTTTGTGGACGCAATCGTTTCAACAGGTGCAAACATCTTTCATGACGTCTGCGAACACCTCGGTGTCAGGCACTACAAGGGATCGCATCTGGTAAATGATGCCGAGCTGTATCAACAAGGAATTGACAGGATATACGATGTCTTTGCAGTGGAAAAAGAATTTCAGAATGTGGAGCAGTACATAGGAAATTTTGCAAAGACCCTTGGGGATGCAAGATTGAGCAGCAGAGCGTTTCTCAATCTCCTCGGAGAAAAAATCATCTCTGACCGTCCGGAGGGAAGAAGCTTACTTGCAGCCTGCACAAAAAATCATGTGCCGGTACATGTCCCTGCCCTTGCAGACTCGGCAATTGGCATCGGACTCGTGAACGCGCACCGCAGTGGGGCAGAGCTCATCATCGACCAGATAGCAGACGCAAGTGAACTCGCCGCATTTGTTGAGGATGCAAAGCAGACGGGTGTCATCTACCTTGGCGGCGGAACACCGAAGAACTTTATTCAGCAGACAGAAGTTATCCCTCCAAGAAACAGCAAGAACTACATCGGCGGGCACACGTATGCGATTCAGTACACCACCGATGCACCGCACTGGGGAGGACTCTCAGGCTGTACCTTTGAAGAGGCGGTGAGCTGGGGAAAAGAGAAACCTGAGTCAAAGAAGCTCCAGTGCTTCTGCGACATCACCATTGCCCTTCCGATCATCGTGTCTGCACTGCTGGCATCAGGGGCAGTGAGAAAATGA
- a CDS encoding CBS domain-containing protein produces MKPKLTVKDVMSKPVSIAKSALIPEALDKMLAEGIDPIVVTNDRVVVGTASRRTIAEKMGSKKTGNIPASQIRVASVTREDFTSVYQDQDVDLLIPLLQRYKIVVVWDEEHRLIGQVTTGDLLKIVKPEGTIETMIELAPRIALDDRVVQLHRRMVGDGATRFVVMDGHKPVGIVTETDIAKILVKLKSEIDKHFENALRNVTASDIMSSPIITMPAKTPVTKVVETMLSKNISTIPIADGEKIVGFATRKSLIDAI; encoded by the coding sequence ATGAAACCGAAGTTAACCGTAAAGGATGTAATGTCTAAACCAGTGTCAATTGCAAAGTCAGCGTTAATCCCTGAAGCACTTGACAAAATGCTTGCTGAAGGAATCGATCCGATTGTAGTCACCAACGACCGTGTGGTTGTTGGAACCGCGTCTCGCCGTACCATCGCAGAGAAGATGGGAAGCAAAAAAACCGGAAACATTCCTGCATCACAGATCCGTGTTGCAAGCGTAACCCGCGAAGACTTCACCTCGGTTTACCAGGATCAGGATGTGGATCTGTTGATCCCGCTGCTCCAGAGATACAAAATTGTTGTAGTCTGGGATGAGGAACACCGGTTGATCGGACAGGTAACCACCGGTGATCTTCTGAAAATAGTAAAGCCCGAGGGAACAATTGAGACCATGATAGAGCTTGCACCACGCATTGCATTGGACGACCGCGTGGTCCAGCTTCACCGCCGCATGGTTGGGGACGGTGCAACGAGATTTGTGGTGATGGACGGACACAAACCGGTCGGTATTGTGACCGAGACCGACATTGCAAAAATTCTTGTGAAACTCAAGAGCGAGATTGACAAACATTTCGAAAACGCGCTTCGAAACGTCACCGCATCAGACATCATGTCAAGCCCCATTATCACGATGCCGGCAAAAACGCCGGTAACGAAAGTGGTTGAGACGATGTTGTCCAAAAACATCAGTACAATTCCGATTGCAGACGGCGAGAAGATAGTTGGATTTGCAACACGCAAGTCACTGATTGACGCAATCTGA
- a CDS encoding CBS domain-containing protein: protein MSNITKSSKGQRQIPGTEGKSKISEKKSNLLAIATTNVISVPPTMSIIEGVEMMSKHSFRRLPITDPGNKKLLGIVTITDVINMMGGGSRYNLVTKRHKGSLLSALNDEIRAIASEKVDCLTPATSIQDAICLLVESGHGSFPITNPDNTIAGIVTEYDIMRMLANTVSDLTVDEIMTKRPKVVAPNVPISHVTKQMVDHDYRRLPVVKDDLLIGMITATDIMGYIGGGKVFSNMNTGSVDEVLNLPVRELMAATNIRTMTPGKRIDEVAREMLEFGIGAFPVIDNGKLTGIVTEFDLVKALAEDM, encoded by the coding sequence ATGTCAAATATCACAAAATCATCAAAGGGACAGCGACAAATACCCGGAACAGAAGGAAAGTCAAAGATCTCGGAAAAGAAGAGTAACCTTCTCGCTATCGCAACAACGAACGTAATATCCGTACCTCCCACCATGAGCATCATCGAAGGCGTCGAGATGATGAGCAAACACAGCTTCCGCAGACTGCCGATCACTGATCCGGGAAACAAAAAACTTCTCGGCATCGTCACCATCACCGACGTCATCAACATGATGGGAGGCGGTAGCAGGTACAACCTTGTCACCAAACGTCACAAAGGTTCCCTGCTCTCAGCACTCAACGATGAAATCCGTGCGATCGCATCCGAAAAAGTGGACTGCTTAACGCCGGCAACCTCGATACAGGATGCTATTTGTCTGCTGGTTGAGAGCGGACACGGAAGTTTCCCGATCACCAACCCTGACAACACGATTGCAGGAATTGTCACCGAGTACGATATCATGAGAATGCTTGCGAACACGGTCTCTGACCTGACGGTTGATGAGATCATGACCAAGCGGCCGAAGGTTGTCGCACCGAACGTTCCCATCAGCCATGTCACCAAGCAGATGGTTGATCATGACTACCGCCGTCTTCCGGTGGTAAAGGATGATCTCCTCATCGGTATGATCACGGCAACCGATATCATGGGATACATCGGCGGAGGCAAAGTCTTCTCCAACATGAACACGGGTTCAGTCGACGAAGTTCTGAACCTGCCGGTGCGGGAACTTATGGCAGCGACAAACATCCGCACGATGACCCCGGGCAAAAGAATCGACGAGGTCGCCCGCGAGATGCTTGAGTTCGGTATTGGCGCATTCCCGGTGATCGACAACGGCAAACTCACCGGTATTGTGACCGAGTTCGATCTGGTAAAAGCTCTCGCAGAAGATATGTGA
- a CDS encoding cyclic nucleotide-binding/CBS domain-containing protein, which produces MRTNTEIPENRRGIRLIDIMQPNPTTISVGSTTDKAAALMCCDDVGSCIVTQSGIPKGIVTEQDFNCKVMAKNLLPGSVRVEDVMSSPLITVSEEMTVSEAAKKMIAHKVRRLPVTNAKGTVTGMVTVRDLLGVTNEINEIMSELLVINRPDDRFGTCAVCGAMAADLVPIDGNLVCQNCREQERI; this is translated from the coding sequence ATGAGAACAAATACTGAAATTCCGGAAAACCGGAGAGGAATACGACTTATTGATATCATGCAGCCGAACCCGACAACAATATCTGTGGGTTCAACAACCGACAAAGCAGCAGCACTCATGTGCTGCGACGACGTCGGCAGCTGCATTGTAACCCAAAGCGGAATACCCAAGGGAATCGTAACCGAGCAGGACTTCAACTGTAAAGTCATGGCCAAAAACCTGCTGCCCGGTTCCGTTCGCGTGGAAGACGTCATGAGTTCTCCCCTGATAACCGTCAGCGAGGAGATGACGGTGTCTGAAGCCGCGAAAAAAATGATTGCACATAAAGTGAGAAGACTGCCGGTCACGAACGCCAAAGGAACTGTCACCGGCATGGTAACCGTCCGCGACCTTCTTGGCGTCACGAACGAGATCAACGAGATCATGTCTGAACTTCTCGTAATCAACCGTCCGGACGACAGATTCGGGACTTGTGCCGTATGCGGTGCAATGGCCGCAGACCTCGTGCCAATCGACGGCAACTTAGTCTGCCAAAACTGCCGTGAGCAGGAACGTATCTAA
- a CDS encoding Era-like GTP-binding protein — MAVMMRIKGFFSKLFGKKRSRVGIYGPPNAGKTTLANRIVRDVTGEAIGPVSEVPHETRRARRKEGVEINSGGSKLLIDIVDTPGVTTKIDYHEFLEYGMDQDEAVARAREATEGVAEAMHWLREDIDGVIYVLDSTQDPFMHVNIMMIGIIESRKLPVIIVANKIDLPDAAPQRIKSAFPQHPVVMISGLEGNNMDDLYGKISEVFR, encoded by the coding sequence ATGGCAGTTATGATGCGTATAAAAGGCTTTTTCTCAAAGCTGTTCGGCAAAAAACGCTCGCGTGTTGGTATTTATGGTCCACCAAACGCCGGAAAGACCACCCTTGCAAACCGTATCGTCCGTGATGTTACAGGCGAGGCAATCGGTCCAGTGAGTGAGGTTCCGCATGAGACCCGCCGCGCCCGAAGAAAAGAGGGCGTTGAGATCAACAGCGGCGGAAGCAAACTTCTGATTGATATTGTCGATACTCCGGGAGTTACAACCAAGATCGATTATCATGAGTTCCTTGAGTACGGTATGGATCAGGATGAGGCTGTTGCCCGTGCACGCGAGGCGACGGAAGGTGTTGCGGAAGCAATGCACTGGCTTCGCGAGGACATCGACGGCGTCATCTATGTGCTTGACAGTACACAGGATCCGTTCATGCATGTCAACATTATGATGATCGGTATTATCGAGTCCCGCAAACTGCCGGTTATTATCGTTGCAAACAAGATCGATCTGCCAGACGCAGCTCCGCAGCGGATCAAGAGTGCATTCCCGCAGCATCCTGTGGTGATGATCTCAGGTCTTGAAGGAAACAATATGGATGATCTGTATGGAAAGATCTCCGAGGTATTCAGGTGA
- a CDS encoding DUF2073 domain-containing protein, protein MIQGVQIDMLSSDRLSRMTSMEKIRLILDDVRQGYIVVLEKGLTPEEQGKLLESTMMEISPGGFSGIEIETYPSTSGSEGGLFSKLFGGGKAPAGRLMVIGPVDQLKMLTREKDRLIAWASAAQ, encoded by the coding sequence ATGATTCAGGGCGTTCAGATTGATATGCTGTCAAGCGACCGTCTCAGCAGGATGACTTCGATGGAGAAGATCCGGCTTATTCTGGATGATGTCCGCCAGGGCTACATTGTTGTTCTGGAGAAGGGCCTCACCCCGGAAGAGCAGGGCAAGCTCCTTGAGTCAACGATGATGGAGATCTCTCCCGGAGGTTTTTCCGGTATTGAGATCGAGACGTATCCGTCCACTTCCGGCTCGGAAGGCGGCCTGTTCTCCAAGCTGTTCGGCGGAGGAAAGGCACCTGCCGGCAGGCTGATGGTTATCGGTCCGGTTGATCAGTTGAAGATGCTTACCCGCGAGAAGGACCGCCTTATCGCCTGGGCATCTGCTGCACAGTAA
- a CDS encoding Zn-ribbon domain-containing protein yields MPHKCTQCGREFRDGSVEILRGCPSCGGKKFLYVSDRVRNADVLEEKSITDIAQETKQEVLEVKSQGPASRPTDILERVESVRIVSKGKYELNLERLAESQDIIIGVDEGKYMLDLPSMSKKKRRSKK; encoded by the coding sequence ATGCCACATAAATGTACCCAGTGCGGTCGCGAGTTCCGCGATGGTTCGGTGGAGATTCTCCGCGGATGTCCCAGTTGCGGCGGAAAGAAGTTCCTCTACGTGAGTGACCGCGTGCGCAATGCGGATGTGCTGGAAGAGAAGAGTATCACCGACATTGCGCAGGAGACCAAGCAGGAGGTCCTTGAGGTAAAAAGTCAGGGACCTGCGTCCCGGCCCACTGATATTTTAGAGAGAGTGGAAAGTGTCCGCATCGTTAGCAAAGGAAAGTACGAGCTGAACCTTGAACGGCTGGCCGAGTCGCAGGATATTATCATCGGGGTTGATGAGGGCAAGTATATGCTGGATCTTCCGTCGATGTCGAAGAAAAAACGTCGATCGAAAAAATAA
- the gyrB gene encoding DNA topoisomerase (ATP-hydrolyzing) subunit B, protein MTNNYDASHITVLEGLAPVRERPAMYIGSTDTRGLHHLVYEVVDNSIDEALAGSCKHIAITLNADGSCTIEDDGRGIPVDIMPKQNKSALEVVMTVLHAGGKFDKNTYQVSGGLHGVGVSVVNALSTKLTVEVYRSGNVYSMIFSRGGLVQKLESRPETAGEFRERCIRLGNPVSADQDEVTGTRITFQPDVKIFDTVLFDYDILAHRFRELAYLNKGLEIKVVDNRTGDSDLFRYEGGLSEFVAHLNEGKELLHNEVIYVDKSDNENKIEVEIALQYNQTYSETLFTFVNSVNTREGGTHLEGFRSALTRAINNSAHANKHLKDDVSVKGEDVREGLTAVISVKIANPQFEGQTKMRLGNSNVRGLVDSMVYQALTEFFEENPKVIAAIARKAQEAANAREAARRAKELARRKSSLEMSGLPGKLADCSERDPAKSEIYIVEGDSAGGSAKQGRDRKFQAILPLRGKILNVEKAIENKALKNAEIQTLISAIGAGYGEMFDPERARYHHIVIMTDADVDGAHIRILLLTFFYRFMKPLVELGYVYVAQPPLFRVAKGKQERYVYTEEDMRAAVAEFGDKGISVQRYKGLGEMNAGQLWDTTMNPENRILKQIRIEDASYANEIFEKLMGDDVMPRKDFIKRHAGEVKNLDI, encoded by the coding sequence ATGACCAATAATTATGACGCGTCTCACATCACCGTTCTTGAGGGCCTGGCCCCGGTTCGTGAGCGCCCAGCCATGTATATCGGCAGCACCGATACCCGTGGTCTGCACCATCTTGTCTACGAAGTTGTCGACAACTCCATTGACGAGGCACTGGCCGGATCCTGTAAACATATCGCAATCACGCTGAATGCTGACGGATCCTGCACGATTGAGGATGACGGCCGCGGTATTCCGGTTGACATCATGCCAAAGCAGAACAAGAGCGCTCTTGAAGTGGTCATGACCGTTCTGCATGCCGGCGGAAAGTTCGACAAAAATACCTATCAGGTATCTGGCGGTCTGCACGGTGTTGGTGTCTCTGTCGTCAACGCTCTCTCAACAAAGCTGACCGTTGAAGTCTACCGAAGCGGAAATGTCTACTCGATGATATTTTCCCGCGGCGGCCTTGTCCAGAAACTGGAGAGCCGTCCCGAAACCGCAGGTGAGTTCCGCGAGCGGTGCATCCGTCTCGGCAATCCGGTCTCAGCAGATCAGGACGAAGTTACCGGAACCCGCATCACCTTCCAGCCCGACGTGAAAATATTTGACACCGTCCTGTTCGACTACGACATCCTTGCCCACCGATTCCGCGAGCTTGCCTACCTCAACAAAGGTCTTGAGATCAAAGTTGTGGACAACCGCACCGGAGACTCTGATCTCTTCCGCTACGAAGGCGGTCTCAGCGAGTTCGTTGCCCACTTAAACGAGGGCAAAGAGCTGCTGCACAACGAGGTCATCTATGTGGACAAGTCCGACAACGAGAACAAGATCGAGGTCGAGATTGCCCTGCAGTACAACCAGACCTACAGCGAAACGTTGTTCACGTTCGTCAACAGCGTCAACACCCGCGAAGGCGGAACCCATCTGGAAGGATTCCGCTCAGCTCTCACTCGTGCGATCAACAACAGTGCCCATGCGAACAAACATCTCAAAGATGACGTCTCCGTCAAAGGCGAAGACGTTCGCGAGGGTCTGACCGCAGTCATCAGCGTGAAGATTGCGAACCCGCAGTTTGAAGGCCAGACCAAGATGCGGCTCGGCAACAGCAATGTCCGCGGCCTCGTAGACTCAATGGTCTATCAGGCACTGACCGAGTTCTTTGAAGAGAACCCGAAAGTCATTGCAGCAATCGCACGAAAAGCGCAGGAAGCAGCAAACGCCCGCGAGGCAGCACGCCGCGCCAAAGAGCTTGCACGAAGAAAAAGTTCGCTTGAGATGTCGGGTCTCCCCGGCAAACTTGCGGACTGTTCCGAACGCGACCCAGCAAAGAGTGAGATCTATATTGTGGAAGGAGATTCTGCCGGCGGTTCTGCAAAGCAGGGACGTGACCGAAAGTTCCAGGCAATTCTCCCGCTTCGTGGTAAAATTCTGAACGTTGAGAAAGCAATCGAGAACAAGGCATTGAAGAATGCCGAAATTCAGACGCTCATCTCTGCGATCGGTGCAGGATACGGAGAGATGTTTGATCCTGAACGCGCCCGTTACCACCACATCGTCATCATGACTGATGCGGATGTGGATGGGGCACACATCAGAATTCTGCTGCTGACCTTCTTCTACCGGTTCATGAAACCGCTCGTTGAACTCGGTTACGTCTACGTTGCCCAACCCCCGCTGTTCCGCGTGGCAAAAGGCAAGCAGGAGAGATACGTGTATACTGAAGAGGACATGCGTGCAGCAGTCGCCGAGTTCGGCGACAAGGGAATTTCTGTCCAGCGTTACAAAGGTCTTGGAGAAATGAATGCCGGTCAGCTCTGGGATACGACAATGAATCCTGAGAACCGTATCTTAAAACAGATCAGAATTGAGGATGCAAGCTATGCAAACGAGATTTTTGAGAAACTCATGGGCGATGATGTGATGCCGAGAAAAGATTTCATTAAACGCCATGCAGGGGAGGTGAAGAACCTTGACATCTGA